From Candidatus Delongbacteria bacterium, a single genomic window includes:
- a CDS encoding tyrosine-type recombinase/integrase, protein MRCGKWVPFKDILKIRLGYRNGPGALNVEQVKNFFDHIDKESYMGIRDYCIYALMYNLGLRIGEVYELSVNDFNLKEMKIKVIGKGRKLRILHITDEMSRIISEWLSVRKYFLNSDKLDNLFISKKGNPLAIRTMEDNLKKYFLHHR, encoded by the coding sequence TTGAGGTGCGGAAAGTGGGTACCATTTAAAGATATTTTAAAAATTCGTCTTGGTTATAGAAATGGACCAGGAGCATTAAACGTGGAGCAGGTTAAAAATTTTTTTGACCATATTGATAAAGAGTCGTATATGGGAATCAGAGATTATTGTATTTATGCTTTGATGTACAATCTCGGACTCCGCATAGGCGAAGTTTATGAGTTGAGTGTTAATGATTTTAATTTGAAAGAAATGAAAATCAAAGTTATTGGTAAAGGCAGGAAACTGAGAATCTTACATATTACAGATGAAATGTCCAGGATCATTTCAGAATGGTTATCCGTTAGAAAATATTTTTTGAATAGTGATAAATTAGATAATCTTTTTATCTCAAAGAAAGGAAACCCTTTAGCAATTAGAACCATGGAGGATAATTTAAAAAAATATTTTCTGCATCATCGATAA